Proteins encoded by one window of Nitrospinota bacterium:
- a CDS encoding D-glycerate dehydrogenase has product MGKKILISQKIPKEAVEIARNNFEVDYNEDENPLPPEELKKRLKDKNGIVCLLTDIMNGEVMDAAPNLEVISNVAVGYDNIDVNAATERKIAVTNTPGVLTDTTADLAWSLIMSVARRIAEADKHMRSGKWKGWGVMQWWGSDVHHATLGILGFGRIGKVVAKRALGFEMKVLYHDAFRAPEEEEKALKATFVSKEILLKESDFVSVHVPLMPETVHIIGENELKMMKPTAFLINTSRGPTVDEKALVKALKNKEIAGAGLDVYEKEPVMEPELADMDNVVVLPHIASASIKTRTRMGTMAAENCVAALKEEIPPACVNPEIYKK; this is encoded by the coding sequence TTGGGTAAAAAAATACTTATTTCACAAAAGATACCTAAAGAGGCTGTTGAGATTGCAAGAAATAATTTTGAGGTAGATTATAACGAAGATGAAAACCCCCTTCCACCAGAAGAGCTCAAGAAGAGATTGAAGGACAAGAACGGCATTGTCTGTCTTCTAACAGATATAATGAATGGTGAGGTGATGGATGCAGCTCCAAATCTCGAGGTTATTTCTAATGTTGCTGTAGGATATGATAATATAGATGTAAACGCTGCTACAGAGAGAAAAATTGCTGTAACCAATACCCCTGGAGTCTTAACAGATACCACGGCCGACCTGGCCTGGTCTTTAATAATGTCTGTGGCGCGAAGAATTGCCGAGGCCGATAAACACATGAGAAGTGGAAAATGGAAAGGCTGGGGAGTCATGCAGTGGTGGGGAAGCGATGTCCATCATGCAACCCTTGGAATTTTAGGTTTTGGCCGAATCGGTAAGGTCGTGGCAAAAAGGGCCTTGGGTTTTGAAATGAAGGTTTTATATCACGATGCCTTTAGGGCTCCGGAAGAAGAAGAAAAAGCATTAAAGGCCACATTTGTCAGCAAAGAAATCCTTCTCAAAGAGTCTGATTTTGTCTCTGTCCACGTTCCTCTGATGCCTGAAACCGTGCATATCATTGGAGAAAATGAGCTGAAGATGATGAAACCTACTGCCTTTCTTATCAATACATCGAGAGGACCCACAGTAGATGAAAAAGCACTGGTAAAGGCCTTGAAAAATAAAGAAATAGCTGGGGCAGGACTGGATGTTTACGAAAAAGAACCGGTTATGGAGCCTGAATTGGCAGATATGGACAATGTGGTTGTCCTCCCCCATATTGCCAGCGCCTCTATTAAGACAAGGACGAGGATGGGAACCATGGCTGCTGAAAACTGCGTGGCTGCATTAAAGGAAGAGATTCCTCCAGCTTGTGTTAATCCAGAGATTTATAAAAAATAA